The Fusarium falciforme chromosome 4, complete sequence genomic interval TGGGGCTACAGAGATTAGTAAGACGTTCTTTGTGTGTAGAGTAGCAACATACCTTGACAATGCAGTCGAGAGGGTAAAGCTCAGCGGGGTGATGCTGGGGATGGTGGCTAGGAAGCCATTGCTCAAGCTAAATGGCAATGGGCAGAAGCGAATGGCCGTGAGGTACCAGATGCCCTCCTGGCGCAGTACCTGGCCCAGGGCGATGAAGCGATGGTCCCGGCCGACCATGCGGTCGACGTAGCCGCTGAGGATGGTTCTGCTGGCGAGGAAGGCGCACAGAGCGCCGAGGGTACAGCCAGAGGCCACGATAGGCCACCCCCAAGGGAACCCGTAGACGTAGCCTGCGATGGTGCTCGCAGTCGAGTAGCCCATGACAGGCGGGAACGACGTGACAAAGACGAGCAGAAAGGCGAGTATCCAACCACCAGGGAGAGCACGCCACTTCTCGGCGACAGGATCGAGCCATTTGAAAAAGGCGTGCGAAAAGATGATGGCCAAGACGCCTAGGACAGCGATTACGACGGCGCCGAGAGCGGCGAGGAGCCGCTGCAGGGGCGACATGCGGAGGTAGATCTTGAGGGTCTGCTCGCCGAGGAGGTTCACCGACGCCCAGATGCGTCGCGCAAAGCCCGGGCTGGCTCCGGCGACGCTGCTCCTCCGACGGCGCATGAGCGGGTTCGAGAGGCGACGAGTGTGCGAGGTTGAATCGGAGGTAGCCCAGGGAGGGCGGttcggcgagggcgagggtgTGC includes:
- a CDS encoding Golgi apparatus membrane protein TVP38 — protein: MPADYHSTAQALALSPDRSTPSPSPNRPPWATSDSTSHTRRLSNPLMRRRRSSVAGASPGFARRIWASVNLLGEQTLKIYLRMSPLQRLLAALGAVVIAVLGVLAIIFSHAFFKWLDPVAEKWRALPGGWILAFLLVFVTSFPPVMGYSTASTIAGYVYGFPWGWPIVASGCTLGALCAFLASRTILSGYVDRMVGRDHRFIALGQVLRQEGIWYLTAIRFCPLPFSLSNGFLATIPSITPLSFTLSTALSSPKLLVHVFIGSRIALLAEKGDTMTAGDKAINYLSMLIGAAVGLIVGLVIYRRTMARAAQLAREEGLDPAALATTEEGEAGYLDSDNSPLMDPEDAAVLMSDDDISLWERDGLENGYHDDDDDEESSKRRD